In Vigna unguiculata cultivar IT97K-499-35 chromosome 3, ASM411807v1, whole genome shotgun sequence, a single genomic region encodes these proteins:
- the LOC114176737 gene encoding probable leucine-rich repeat receptor-like protein kinase At5g49770, with protein MWERILVVLLIVLNYVLVAKGETNDVDFSTLKSLTSTWKNTPPEWEGSDPCDDWEGIKCKNTRVTSITLASTGLGGQLSGDIGSLSELEILDLSYNKDMTGPLPQSIGDLRKLTTLILVSCSFSGPIPDSIGNMQELLFLSLNSNGFSGVIPNSIGNLSKLYWLDLADNQLEGSIPVSGDDPFGLDKLHHAKHFHLGKNNLSGTIPPGLFSPEMALIHLLLESNKLEGKIPATLGLVQSLEVVRLDSNSLDGPVPSNINNLTNVRDLYLSNNKLSGSLPDLTGMNALNYLDMSNNSFKPLDFPEWFSTLKSLVTLEMERTQLQGQVPSSLFELVNLQTVVLKDNKINGTLDVGSSNSSRLRLIDLETNSIDNIKQNEVSGVRIILKDNPVCQETNERGTYCSSSQSNFSYSTQPNNCEPDACSSEQTSSPNCKCAYPYTGTLAFRSPSFSDLDNITHYSMLEDSLMRSFKSHFVPVDSVLLSHPSIDSTGYLKLSLQVFPSGLDYFNRTGTSTIGFMLSNQTFKPPQPDFGPFFFLADGYEHFGNHEGLSESGKHSNIGIIIGAAVGGLVLLVLLLLAGLYAFRQKKRAEKAIGQSNPFKRWDTVDSKSDVPQLKEARMFSFEDLKKYTKSFSQVNDIGSGGFGKVYKGTLPDGNVVAIKRAQKESMQGKLEFKAEIELLSRVHHKNLVSLLGFCFDQGEQMLVYEYLKNGSLKDALSGKSGIKLDWIRRLKIALGTARGLAYLHELVNPPIIHRDIKSNNILLDNRLNAKVSDFGLSKSMVDAEKDHVTTQVKGTLGYLDPEYYMSQQLTEKSDVYSFGVLMLELISARKPLERGKYIVKEIRNAVDKTKGLYGLHEFIDPAMGVSSTTLIGFDKFVNLTLKCVEESGEERPKMSDVVREIENILKSAGANPTEESPSISSSYEEVSRGSSSHPYNSNDTFDNVSAGSPYTKVDPN; from the exons ATGTGGGAAAGAATATTAGTAGTTCTGCTGATTGTTTTGAATTATGTGTTGGTTGCAAAAGGAGAAACAAATGATGTGGATT TTAGCACACTAAAGTCTCTTACGAGTACCTGGAAGAACACCCCTCCAGAGTGGGAGGGTTCAGATCCTTGTGATGATTGGGAAGGAATCAAGTGCAAGAATACACGTGTTACATCAAT aaCACTAGCAAGTACTGGTTTGGGTGGTCAGCTTTCTGGAGATATTGGATCACTGTCTGAATTGGAGATTTT GGATCTATCTTACAACAAGGACATGACTGGACCACTTCCACAATCCATCGGGGATTTGAGGAAGCTGACAACCTT AATTCTCGTTAGCTGCAGCTTCAGTGGTCCTATTCCAGACAGCATAGGAAATATGCAGGAGCTCCTGTTTTT GTCTTTAAATTCCAATGGCTTTAGTGGAGTGATTCCGAATTCTATAGGTAATCTATCAAAGCTTTATTGGTTAGATTTAGCAGACAATCAACTTGAAGGGAGCATCCCGGTATCTGGTGATGACCCATTTGGTCTTGATAAGTTACACCATGCCAAACATTT TCATCTTGGGAAGAATAATCTCTCAGGCACCATCCCTCCTGGACTTTTTAGCCCGGAAATGGCTCTCATTCATTT GCTTTTGGAAAGCAATAAACTCGAAGGCAAAATTCCAGCTACACTTGGACTAGTTCAGAGTCTGGAGGTGGT GCGCTTAGATAGTAACTCATTGGATGGACCTGTGCCTTCAAACATCAACAATCTTACAAATGTTCGAGATCT GTACTTGTCCAACAATAAACTTTCAGGCTCCCTGCCAGACCTTACTGGAATGAATGCCCTCAACTACCT GGACATGAGCAACAATAGTTTTAAACCATTGGATTTTCCAGAATGGTTTTCTACTCTCAAGTCCTTAGTAACATT AGAGATGGAGCGAACACAACTTCAAGGACAGGTTCCCTCTTCTTTGTTTGAACTTGTCAATTTACAGACTGT GGTGCTAAAAGACAACAAGATAAATGGAACCTTGGATGTTGGCTCCTCCAACAGCAGCCGGCTGCGACTTATTGATTTGGAGACAAATTCAATCGACAACATTAAGCAAAATGAAGTTTCAGGTGTCAGGATAAT ACTCAAAGATAACCCAGTTTGCCAAGAAACTAATGAACGAGGGACATATTGCTCCTCTTCTCAATCCAATTTCTCGTATTCAACACAACCAAATAACTGTGAACCTGATGCCTGCAGTTCCGAACAGACTTCGAGTCCCAACTGTAAATGCGCATATCCATATACAGGAACCTTAGCTTTCAGGTCACCTTCCTTTTCGGACTTGGATAACATAACACACTACTCAATGCTTGAGGATTCTCTTATGCGGTCTTTTAAGTCACATTTTGTACCTGTGGATTCGGTCTTGTTGAGCCATCCAAGTATTGATTCAACTGGGTATCTCAAATTGAGCTTACAAGTCTTCCCATCAGGACTAGATTATTTCAATCGAACTGGGACTTCAACAATTGGTTTTATGCTAAGCAACCAGACTTTTAAGCCTCCACAGCCGGATTTtggaccatttttttttcttgcagaTGGATATGAACACTTTGGGAACCATG AAGGATTGAGTGAATCGGGTAAACATTCAAACATTGGAATCATAATTGGGGCTGCAGTTGGTGGTTTGGTCTTGCTAGTGTTATTACTCTTAGCTGGTCTTTATGCTTTCCGCCAGAAGAAAAGGGCCGAAAAAGCGATTGGACAAAGCAATCCTTTTA AACGCTGGGATACGGTTGATAGCAAGAGTGATGTCCCTCAGTTGAAAGAAGCAAGAATGTTTTCTTTTGAAGACCTTAAAAAGTACACCAAAAGTTTTTCTCAAGTCAATGACATTGGATCTGGGGGTTTTGGGAAG GTTTATAAGGGAACCCTTCCCGATGGAAACGTGGTAGCAATAAAAAGAGCTCAAAAAGAATCTATGCAGGGAAAGCTCGAGTTTAAAGCGGAGATTGAACTTCTATCAAGGGTTCACCACAAGAATCTTGTCAGCCTTTTGGGCTTCTGCTTTGACCAAGGAGAGCAAATGCTGGTTTATGAGTATCTTAAAAATGGTAGTTTAAAGGACGCTCTATCAG GGAAGTCAGGGATTAAGCTAGATTGGATTAGAAGGCTAAAAATAGCCCTTGGTACTGCCCGTGGTCTTGCTTATCTTCACGAACTTGTTAATCCTCCCATCATACATAGGGAcataaaatcaaacaatattttgCTGGATAACCGCCTAAATGCCAAAGTTTCTGATTTTGGTCTCTCCAAGTCTATGGTAGATGCAGAAAAGGATCATGTTACCACCCAAGTTAAAGGAACACTG GGTTACCTGGATCCAGAGTATTATATGTCTCAACAATTGACTGAGAAGAGTGACGTGTATAGCTTTGGAGTGCTAATGCTGGAGCTGATATCTGCAAGAAAGCCATTGGAACGAGGGAAGTATATAGTGAAAGAGATTAGGAATGCTGTGGATAAGACAAAAGGCTTATACGGTCTTCATGAATTTATTGATCCAGCCATGGGAGTGTCGTCCACAACACTGATAGGTTTTGACAAGTTTGTGAATTTGACCCTGAAATGTGTTGAAGAGTCAGGTGAAGAAAGGCCTAAAATGAGTGATGTGGTAAGAGAAATTGAGAACATATTGAAGTCAGCTGGTGCAAACCCTACTGAGGAATCACCCTCCATCTCTTCTAGCTATGAAGAAGTAAGCAGAGGAAGTTCCAGCCATCCTTATAACAGCAACGACACCTTTGATAATGTAAGTGCAGGGTCTCCATACACAAAAGTTGACCCTAATTAA